The DNA region GTGACTGACTCCGAGATGGTAGTAGCCCAGTCCGAACGTATCATTCTCACGCGCGCGAAGCGGGCTCGTTCCCACGAGCGTCAAATTGCCGAACCAGCGAATCGGATTCGGATTTCCATCCGTGAGGCCGACGTCGCTATTGAGAGTCCATTTGCGATTCGGATTTTCAGGATCGGCGTAGATCACCTGATCGAAGCGATAGGTCGCAGTCCAGGCTGAGTTCTCCGTCGGAAGCGTTCCTCCGGAGAGGATCGTATCGAGCACTAAGTAAGGATCGGTATCGAGGGCGGTCCGAGTCGCCGTGGAGTACAGGAAGCCCACTGCGCTATGCCCGGGCAGACCGAATCGGCTTGTCCTCTTCCGGTATTCACTATAGAGCACCACGCCGTTGGAAAACAAAGTCGAAAGCCCGCTGGTTGTCGGAGTGTAGTGGGTGTCGAGGAGATAGAAATTGAACACCGGCTCCACTTCGTCCCGAATCGTAAAGCCCGTTCCGAGGGTGCTGGGAATCAAATACGACCGGCTCAGGTTCGATTGCATCGCCGCGTTCATGAAATAGTTCAATCGCAAGCCTCGGGTATAGGCCGCGGGAGTACCGTCGAGCAAGTTGAGCTTTCCGAAGAATACGGAGACGTTTTCCGAGAGATCTTGCGTGTACTGCAGACCGGTGAGTGTCGTTAGGTCTCGGTTCGGCAACGGGAGCGCCATCGCAAAGTTCGACGGTGCGAACGAGCCGTCGATGCCGTTGCAGTCCGTGCCCAGTCGCGTCTCGCCGCGGAGATCGAGTTTGCCTCCCTGCCACAAGCCCATTTTCTCGGAGTCGAGATCGAGTAAGTAGTCGCCGCGACCGCCATACTCGAATCGCCGTGCGAGACCGCCGGCGGCGACGCCTTGATAGTACTGAGTGAGATCGCCGAAGAACGTCACGCCCGTGTTCGCTAGGCTGCTTCTTGCACCTAGCCGGTCACCGGTCAGATGGGCCCTCGATCGGAAGTCGCCTGCGTAAGATGAGGCGGGAGCCGGCGGCCGCGACGGTGCGTAGACGGGATCCGCCGGGCTCAACGCGTATCGGGAGGCGAATTCGAGATTCGATGATTCGATTTCCTCGGCGGCCAAGATCGTTCCGGAAACGAGCAACGACAATGCGGCAGCGAGAATTCGAAGACTGCGATTGTCGCCGCGCCGAAACCTCCCCACGATCGTCTCCCTGTGACCGCTCAATGGGCCTCGTCGGTAAAGAACTCTCTGTATCTTTCCCTCGGTTCGCTCCTATGGTTACGACGGAAAAATCGAAAGTTTACCGAATTTAACGGTGGTGCAGGCCGCCGGCGAACGACGCTATTTTTTTCCGTCGACCATGTTTGAAAGGCAAAACACCGAAGCCTGCCAGGGAGCATGATCTACGAAGAGCCCGGATCGCTGCAGATCGTCGCCGTTCCACTCATATCCGGCGGGGCTTAGTTGGTCCTGCAACAGCCATTTTTTGCCGGCGAGATCGGCATACGGCAGTCGAACATGACATTGGCTTCGATTGGAAGCGTAGTTCACGATCACGAGTATTCGCTCTCCGCCTGCTCCCTCCCAGCCGAAGGCGATAAAGCAGTCGTTCGTCCAGTTGCCGTCCCACCCCGGCGTGCATTCAAGCAATTCCCATCGGCCGTTGCGCAAGGTCGGCAGCTGCAAAACCTTCAGCAAGCCGTCGTAAAAGGCCGCCGACGTCTCATTCTTCGGCTCGTCGGGGCCGCGAACCAAATGCGGTGATATCCGTTTGAGACGACCTTCAAATTGTCCCTGATGAAAGAATCGGAGCCCAGGCGAGAGAAACGTCAGCACGGCCGCAGCCTGATGAACTTCGGGCGCAAAGGTCGCGGCGGCACGCGGTTCGTCGTGGTTTTCTAGGAACCTCGCTAATTTGTCTTGATAGTCGAGCCCGGCGCAAAAATGTTCGCGCACCGGACGAGCATGGCCTTCACGCAGGCGATCATAGAGTCGCTTGTCGTAGGCGTAATCGAAGCCTTGTTGCTGCAGCGTCCACTCCATGTCCCAGTAAACTTCCGCCATGAAGACGAAGTCGGAGACACGCTCGCGCACGCGCTTCGTCGCCGTCGGCCAGAACAACGGAGCGCGCGCTCCCCAAGT from Planctomycetia bacterium includes:
- a CDS encoding carbohydrate porin, translating into MTFFGDLTQYYQGVAAGGLARRFEYGGRGDYLLDLDSEKMGLWQGGKLDLRGETRLGTDCNGIDGSFAPSNFAMALPLPNRDLTTLTGLQYTQDLSENVSVFFGKLNLLDGTPAAYTRGLRLNYFMNAAMQSNLSRSYLIPSTLGTGFTIRDEVEPVFNFYLLDTHYTPTTSGLSTLFSNGVVLYSEYRKRTSRFGLPGHSAVGFLYSTATRTALDTDPYLVLDTILSGGTLPTENSAWTATYRFDQVIYADPENPNRKWTLNSDVGLTDGNPNPIRWFGNLTLVGTSPLRARENDTFGLGYYHLGVSHLPILKLHGIGAEDGVELFYNAAVTPWFHITPDLQILDPAQSHNATALVVGLRARLSF
- a CDS encoding alpha-amylase; the protein is MSGPRYPLLYQINTRVWLTELARKLGRSATLDDIPDAELDRLAQKGFDWIWLLSVWQTGPGAQQVSCANPEWRREFHETLPDLREEDIAGSGFAITGYTVHENLGGDAALARLRVRLRARGLKLMLDFVPNHMGLGHPWVEEHPDYFICGSELDLAHAPQNYTWVKRKSGDLLLAYGRDPYFSGWPDTLQLNYANPALQAAMIGELLKISAQCDGVRCDMAMLVLPDVFERTWGARAPLFWPTATKRVRERVSDFVFMAEVYWDMEWTLQQQGFDYAYDKRLYDRLREGHARPVREHFCAGLDYQDKLARFLENHDEPRAAATFAPEVHQAAAVLTFLSPGLRFFHQGQFEGRLKRISPHLVRGPDEPKNETSAAFYDGLLKVLQLPTLRNGRWELLECTPGWDGNWTNDCFIAFGWEGAGGERILVIVNYASNRSQCHVRLPYADLAGKKWLLQDQLSPAGYEWNGDDLQRSGLFVDHAPWQASVFCLSNMVDGKK